The stretch of DNA CAGCTTCAGCTGAGATATAAATGTCATGTTGACCTCACCACGCCTCACAAATACACAATCCAGGAACACTTTTAGATCAGTGGttgtcattttgtctttttatggaGCTTAGACCACCAGGTGTGTTAAGGGAGTGGTTAGGGAATACAGAAACGCACACACGGTGGACCGGCCCTGTCGAACCATTTCCTCCATTCCAACCAGCCCATCGTGGGTTTTGGGTGGCTCTCTGCCAGGCTGAATAAAcactatgaaaataaaaaagcggCAGGAATAGTCATACATCAGCAGTTAATTGTAAAGCCTCCCTGAGTTTGGCACAGAAACTGACGTGGCAAGCCTCTGTTTGGTGGTCTGCTTGGTGCGAGCAGAAAAACAGGCTGAACACTATTTGTTCCTGATACAGGTGTTTTATTTGGCAGGGGACATTTTGCCAGCTCAGTTAAGCATTTCTGAATTCCTTTTACCGGAGTTCAGGAGAGTTTGAGGGGAGAATAGTGATGGAGTGGTGGAAGTCAAATCAAAATGCAAGTATGGTGCACGGAGGGACGGAAGGTGAAGGATAAAGGGAGCTGCAGTTAATTGAAAGGCGCAAGGTTGCTCTAAGTTGATCAGGAATTGATATCTGAGgcgccctcgatggactggcggcctgtccagggtgtcccctgccttcgccctatgtcagctgggataggctccagcgccccccgcgaccctaatgaggataagcagtattggaaatggatggatggatgatatcTGAGGCAGCTATGACCGATGAGGAAAGAACCCAGCTCACACTTAATCCTCCAGGTTTCGGTGTCTTTCAATCCTCACACTCCTTTTATTGCCCTGCCTTCCTTTAACAGAGTTAAAGTtccatttatttgtaaatcacTCAACCAAAAACGGACATACTTTGAACCACCCTCACACTAATTCCCCATTATCTTCCCTATTTAGTTCAGCAGCCAGATCCCAACCAGCCAAAGCCAGAAGGCCAGCACATGAGTCCCCTGGAAGGAGAGCCTCTCGGGGTGGTCAACaactggcctccctccttgccaGCAGCCTTACATCGGTGGGGCACGACTCAGCCCAAGAGCCCCTGTCTAACGGCACTCGACAATGGTGGCAAGGCGGTCTACACACTCACCTATGGTAGGTATCAACCTGTGAATGAGTGGCTCACGATTTACACAAGCAATATCACCTCTTGTCATGCTTGCTATCTGGGTTTTCTCTGTACAAATAATGGACAAGGAAGTGCCTGCGTCAGTCtccacacacattattttttaatctgctGTTATTATCAgctattgagtgtgtgtgtgcgtgtttttatGTGGATTTGGGGGTCTGGGGTTGTTGTATCAAAATACATATGTGACACTGGACATTCACATCTGTAGGTAAACTCTGGACCCGGAGTCAGAAACTGGCCTACACTCTTCTTAACAAGCTGAGTACCAGGAATGAGCCTTTGCTCGTGCCCGGCGACCGGGTAAGTGATGAGATAACACTGTTCAGTGGTGGTTAGTTTTATGTTACATTCCTTGGTGCATTTTAGGTATTTAGCTGAGGCTCCTcaaacaatatttgtatttcccTGAACATGAAGTAGTGTTGAAAATTAAATGGGGAAATGTTGATGGCTAGAAGATCAGCTTACTTGAAATCTTGATATTTCTGATTACCCCCTTCCAAAAGGCTGCATTGCATCTCAGTACTCAGATTTCCACCACCAAGgtcttattatatttatttataatatcacAACCCCATTACTTGTGAAGGGAAGCACATGTTTGCTTTCAGATCTTGTTCATGAGTCATTCTACACACCATGCGCTTGCTTCTTATACTTAAACTTAAAACGGGAACTGCATAACAACCTCCTGtaacatactgtgtgtgtgctccaccTGTAGGTCGCACTTGTTTTCCCCAACAACGACCCTGTGATGTTCATGGTGGCCTTCTACGGCTGTCTCTTGGCAGAGCTAGTACCTGTGCCTATCGAAGTGCCGCTGACCAGAAAGGTAAAGGCAAATACGATCTCCTAGGAATGTGTGGACATTTTTACTACGAGCTGTTCTACATAAACACTAAAGAGCAGTAGTGACCCCTGCTGGACAATTGACCCCTAATGAGAGCATTAAAAGTTGTGCACAGTTGCTTCATTGTAGATATCTACAATTTCTTCCAATATCCCAGAAAGTCTTACATGATAACCACCCCAGCAGCAGCGGtatcttttaaatgttgtcatTATGTTATGATGCATCCCAGTTTCCAGCACACCATCAGCTCAAACTGAACCAAATTCACCCACATTAGTTCGACAGTCTGAATATTTATGCCTGTTCTTGTTTGCTCTTTATAAGCCTGCTGCTGAAAGACGCTGTGCTGTAATTCTTGAGATTTAATTGAGGTGAAATGATGTGTAATTCCAGTCAAAATATTAGATTACACGTCAACTGTTCTCGGGAGTGAGActcatttttcttctctctttcagtTCTTTTTTCTGTCCCATTTTTCCTCCTCTTACTGTTTTGATGCTCTCATCAAGTATCTCACATTTGTTCATGCTTTTGTGCACAGTGTGGTTTGTTCAGCATGAATCTGTCTGGAAGCTAATTTCcacagccaatcaaatatgaGTGACTGTCAGATCCTGGGCTTCATTCCTGCTATGATTGGGCTTTGATGCTCCGCGGTATATTTTTTAATGGTTATTCGCCGTCAATCTTCGTTCTTACCTGCTGCTTCTCTGATGTGCAGTGTTCTGAGGTTTCTTCTTCAGTCATCGTCCTTCCGTCTCTCCAGCACACAATTCCCACATTCCCTCAGAGCATCTTTTCTCAAAGCCTTCctgttttgaattttttttgttcttgatGATTGTTATGTGCCAATATGTTTGCCAGTATGAACTTTCATCCTCTTTTGTCCCCCAGGATGCAGGAAGTCAACAGATTGGCTTTCTGTTGGGCAGCTGTGGCGTCACGTTGGCATTGACCACTGACGCATGTCAGAAGGGCTTGCCCAAAGCACAAACGGGGGAGGTAGCCACTTTCAAAGGTACGCTCTCattctgactgtctgtctgtctagttCTATTTGGTTTGAACTCACTTCATGCCTCCGTCTCTGCAGGCTGGCCACGGTTGCTGTGGTTTGTGACAGAtggaaaacatgttgtgaaGCCTCCGAAAGACTGGCATCCACCGATACGGGAAGCCAGTAATGACATAGCTTACATAGAGGTTAGTGTGATTTCATTGATGTTAGAGAAAATAGAGATTGGCTatgttttaatttacattttatgtatttttaaaaaatcttaatctttagctcttttttaaaaataaaattgctGTCTCCTGTTTGGAATGAAACTGTTCAAAtgtgtttccttgtttcctACATCCAGTATAAAACCAGCAAGGAAGGAAGCACCATGGGGATCACTGTGTCCCATTCAGCCATGCTGGTCCACTGTCACGCCCTCACACAGGCCTGCGGCTACACTGAAGGTGAGGAGGCCAGACTGCATGTTCTTCTCAAGTACCCATACTTCATTTGGCTCCTTGTCTTCTCCATCATCTGTTCATTCTACTGACATGGAGAAGGGCCTccagttgagagagagagagagagagagagagggagaatttaaaaaaggagtctatatatacattttttaaaaatgaattgctGTGATCTTTCCTTTTTATGTATATTGCATAGTAAACAATGCAGAGCAAATTCATCGCATACACCTACTTTATAATCTATCGTATGATAGAATCTCTCCTTCACGTTGCTCACACATCTCATCAGAGTGTAATTACAGTCTAGTTTGATAAATGCGGCCGCTCagttggttgtgtttttttctgagaaTGTAAggcacttcctctcctccagtgTCCCAGTTTTGCTCTAAATAAGTCCTGACCGCATTCCTGACCAATTTATTCATCATTACGGAGCTTGTTTTGTATTAAAAGTAATTGGTTGATGTGCAATTGCTTTAGTAAAGAATATgaatgtcaaattaaatgtcTCAAATCTTAATCTTGGTAAAAATATTCTTTTTGAATTGCAGCTGAGACGATAACCAACGTCCTGGACTTCAAGAGAGAAGCAGGATTATGGCACGGAGTTCTCACTGTGAGTGGTGTTGATCCATCTGGTAAAGCAAATGGGAGGTTTACATAATATTGAATTATTATATAATCCTGAAACATAACTCAAGAGTTTGAGACCTGTACAGATATTCGGTTTCTTCTAACACATCCTCAAACCAGCTCTGGTTGTGGAATTTTCATGGCGCTCATATCCATCACCTGCAGTTACACGTTTAATCTCCTGAAAATGAAACGGTTGAGCAAACAATCTTTTCTTTATACACTTTGCACTAAGAGATCACATCTTGTCGTGACTCGCAGCTAGTTTACAGTGTCATCATGTAGTTATGATACTCTTCAGACATATTTTGGTGCTTAAGTGTTGCTCTTCTGTTCTCATGGCAGAGTGTCATGAATCGGATGCACGTGATCAGCATTCCCTACTCCCTGATGAAAGTCAACCCCCTCTCCTGGATACAGAAGGTTCACACATACAAAGGTGAGGACCAATCCACTTTGACATCTGTCTCTTTTCACCGTCACTCTGCCTCTCAGCCTAATGAAGAGGGAATTAATACAGCACAACTGCAGGGTGAACCCATCTATTTCTTGCTATTTACTTTTGGAAATTTCTAGTATTTATTAAAGTGCATTGTGTCACACTTACAAAGTATGTACAGGTTAGTCAAAAGAAAATGCTTCATGAGTTTGCTTCATGGTGAAATGGTAGTTTACCCAACACATTATGGTTTTTAGTATCTGTGAGACCACATTTGACTTTCAGAGAGAGTCTGTTTTGATTCTCACTGCACGCTTGACAGGAGAGGATGGATCAGCAATAGTTTGGGCTGTGTTGTACCGCTCCAGTGGAGGGTTAGGACAGGAGTCCTGCTGCGCTGAATAAAATGCATCTCCTTTCTGGTCCAAGCCTCAGACCCAGCTTTGCTGAGTCACCTGTTGGCAACTGAGTCAGACTGTGCTTCTATTTGCTGTCACATTTTGTGATCTGCGATTGGCTGTCTAGCTGAACGACAAGTGTTGATTGGATGATTTATGTTGCGagcctgtctctttgtctgtgtgtccccTCACACAGCGAGGGTTGCGGTGGTGAAGTCGAGGGACATGCACTGGTCTCTTCTGGCCCAGAGAGACCAAAGAGACATCAGCCTGAGCTCCCTGCGCATGCTCATCGTAGCCGACGGAGCTAACCCATGTGAGTCCCCTTGCAGATTCTCATTTAACAAACCCACAACGGATGATCATTGAttagttgtatttgtgtttgacTGTCTCTATGTTTGTATCTACGTGTTGTCACAGGGTCGATTTCCTCCTGCGACGCCTTCCTCAACGTGTTTCAGGCACGTGGGCTGCGACCTGAGGTGATCTGTCCATGTGCCAGCTCTTCAGAAGCCATGACTGTCGCCATCCGCAGGTGAGCTGCCGCTATTGCACCTGTATCAGAACAACTGCAACCTGCCACCGCGTGACGTCCTTCCCGTGCGTTTAAATCCCACTgcattcgcaacatgagctgcatgctgcagggagaggagggggatttGTGACGAAGCCTCCGCTGATCCCAGAGCTTAGTCATGGAAAAGGATTAGGGTGACAGGCAGACTAAAAAACACATGCTTCGAATAAGctatttttaaaataagaaatgcCTGTTTTTGCAAAATATGTGAGAGTCTAGAAATGTTCTAATGGAGCCAATGGTTTTCCTATTTTACCAAAACCATATGCCTCTTGAAGGTATTGGTACGGCTGCAATGGAGACCATATACTAGCAGCAGATGGATCAgttaaacataaacaaactaaGATATAACTGGCatcatatgttttgtttgctaAAAAGTCAAAGGAAATGAAGAGGACATAAGTCTTTCACTTTATGTTCACTAATAATGAGTGTAATTTAAATAATGTCGATGTCTTGCAGACCTCCAGAAATGGGAGTTCCTCCTCCAGGGAAGGCGGTGCTGTCTATGGGCGGGCTGAGCCACAGTGTGATCCGTGTGGACACAGAGGAGAAACTCTCTGTCCTTACAGTGCAGGATGTGGGACAGGTCATGCCTGGAGGTAAGTACACTGCGCTGCTCCTTAACATTTTGCTGCTGTAAATTAGTTTATTGCTGGAGATTACGATGAAATATGGAATTTTGATATTGATACAACCGTGTGTCTCAAGAGGTGACCAGATCAGATTGTAAAGATTATTATTGAAAAGCAAAACTAAACTGAAGGGTTCTTACTTTTACCTTTCTAAATGTTGACTTTGAACTATTAAACAATAATGCTTTAACTATCTTCTACATTGTCATCATTAGTATTGATGTCTGTCTGCTAATGTTGAGGTATCACAGTGTTTGTAACAGAACAGCTCAACGGcttcttgtttttactgtaATATTGTAAGTATTGTaaaatttaaaacacaattaccaaaaaacaataacaatgggCAATGATTAAGAGATTCTTCCAATAAAAACACTCTAATCAATAACTAACTTTTACTTATGAAACGTTATATCTCGttagttattttttgtttttgaaggtAAGACATAAGTAATTCCAAATGTACATGTTATTGTTCCTGATGTCCCGCCCTCCTGTCATCATTGCGTGTCTCCAGCTCTGGTTTGTGTGGTGCGGGTGGAGGGGACTCCCTACATCTGTCAGACGGACGAGGTTGGAGAGATCTGCGTGAGCTCAGGCTGCACGGGCGTAGCTTACTACGGCCTCCCGGGCATGACCAAGAACCTCTTTGAGGTCAGTGTCTTATTTTTGGAACTGTGTACTTCCACCTGTAGTTATTTCAAGTCGAGGCAATTCTTCTACTTTGTTCACTAATTTTAATAGAGCGATGTCTATTTGCAGACCATCCCAGTAACATCATCTGGGATTCCCATCAGCGACCGGCCGTTTACCAGGACGTCACTGCTGGGCTTTGTGGGGCCAGTAAGTTCCACCTCATTGTTGTGCAGTTTTTTCAACTTTACTTTAATGTCTGTCTTATAGCATTAAGATAACCCTGTTTAACATATGAATTGGGATATGTTGTTTTGGCAGCACATGCTACTAAAAGCAACTACAAgtaactttcattttgtgtggaTTTGTGCGGCTCCTGTGGACATCAGCGGCCATGAGCACCACCCCAGCTCTATCACTGtcttttttaactttcttttgttctttgctTAATTTCTTTggttaatcttttctttttctctaacCACAAAGgatacaatataaaatgtaaaggCTTCCTTTTTAATAGGATAACATACTACACACTGCCAAAATCTGCctgtgaaaatgtaaatataggCTCTCactgaattatttttttaattttttattattatttaactgcATTGtgtctttccaaaaaaaaacctcccaGTCACTTAGGATCATTCACCTCACAGTGGACAATTTTCATGGGTACTAACTATTTATGTAGTAGTTCCAATGAAAACTGTTTCCAGTTTACTgagaaactttattcttcactttCTTTACACTTTAAAATCCGAGACAATCTGCGATGAGATCTGCTACAAGCTAAATTCATCCGTGGCCAGTACATAATAAGGGAAGCAAGCATTGGGTATAAAATAGTCGACATCATGAGTCATCAAGTGTTGCTGGTTTTTATTCCTGACCTGAAGCAGAGTTCTTTTCCATTTTAGAAACCTTTCGACGTCTTCAATTTCAAATGTACTGTTACGTCCCGTGCTAGTTGTATAAATGCACAGTGTACTTTAGATTGGGGTAAATGTCCAGATCTAACCATCTAATGTtatgttctttgtgtttccaTCCAGGACAGCCTTGTGTTTGTCGTGGGGAAGATGGATGGGCTGATGGTGGTCAGTGGGCGGAGACACAATGCCGATGATGTGGTTGCCACAGCACTGGCAGTGGAGCCCATGAAGTTTGTGTACAGGGGGAGGTAAAAGTGGAAGAAAACTTCACACGTTCTAACTCTTGCAGGACAGCAGCAAATGTGCAGTTTGAGTGCATGAGTACAATCCAGCTTTGAccgttttttttatgttgtgtgttgcaGGATAGCAGTgttttctgtgtctgtgctgcacgACGAGAGGATCGTTGTTGTGGCAGAGCAGAGGCCAGACGCCTCTGAGGAAGACAGCTTCCAGTGGATGAGCCGCGTGCTTCAGGTGCCCACTGTCTTACACATCTTATCACTTGGTCACAGATAATTGTACAATACCTGCAGGATTGCAATTTGTCAGGTTTGTTTAGTTAATATCACTACTTACTTTCCACAGCATGCGACAAGGCTTAAGCTAGATTATACCTTCAAGGAAATCAGCATTAGTTTTCATGTCAGTTCCCGATAAAAAATGTACTTGAAAAACCTTCAAACATCCCTAAAAAGGGCTGAACAAATAATCTAAATGTATTTGCAAACACAATAGGCCCAATATTTGTGTACAGCAAAATGTGTCTCATGTTGCAGAGATGTCCTGGCCTACACATCATGATCTACAAGCTATAATTGGGCCGCTTGATTTGAAGACGTTGTTAATCTCCAGCCCGCTTCTGTTTTCGCATGTATTATCTGTCTGTTTCCAGGCCATAGACAGCATCCACCAGGTCGGGGTGTACTGTCTGGCTCTGGTGCCTGCCAACACGCTCCCTAAGGCTCCTCTGGGCGGCATCCATATATCTGAGACCAAACAGCGCTTCCTGGAGGGCGCCTTGCACCCCTGCAATGTCCTCATGTGCCCGCACACATGCGTCACCAACCTGCCCAAGCCCAGACAAAAACAGCCAGGTAGTCCACCAGATGTCCCAGCATGGATtgagtttcaaaataaatgtatcataAAACTTGTTCACCTAAATCAATAACTAACTTTATAGAATATATAGATATGAATGTAAGACCTAACTTCACTGTGGATGTGTTTGACAGAGGTTGGTCCTGCTTCTATGATAGTGGGCAACCTGGTGGCAGGCAAGAGGATAGCACAGGCCTGTGGGAGAGATGTGACCCAACTCGAGGACAATGACCAGGCACGTAAGGTAGAGATTCATCCTCATTTCACCCGCTCATCACCTCCTCACTTGCACTGCAGACACAGGTAAGGATCCGTACTGGAGGGAGTGGAATCTGAAATACAtacagctgatggagaggacATGGTCTTGCCTACCTGCTGACTGAGCTATCTATATGAAAACAGGTGTTGTGTAACTTAGATACCACTTCCATCATGTGCTACACCCATTACTCCTTTAAGCTTCACATACATCTGTCATCCTTTCACAAAAACCCACCTTGTGCCACCATGCTCTATGCATTCTACATTATTTGTGTATTGATCATTGTCTCAGTTTGTATTGGTCTTTGCTGTGTGTTATTCCATGTGGTTAAACGTGTGTGTCTATCTCCTCTATAGTTCCTGTACATACAAGATGTGCTGCAATGGAGAGCTCAGGCCACTCCTGACCATCCTCTGTTCCTGGTTCTCAATGCTAAGGTCATTTAGGTGTATGTAGTTTTGGCATGGCAATGTGTATTGTGATGTAGTTAATGTACTTAAAATTCAGTTGACAAACTGTTTATAGATAAAACAGTTAGATAGTTCTATTTTGGCTAATAACTGATAAAACAATGCATTGCATTGACTTTCAAACAACTTACTTTTCAAACGCCCTAGAACATATTTAAGTGGAAGCTTAATAGAAGTCTCGACTGGTTGATGAATCATAAGGATAATGCACACTCGCCATTTTCTTAAACTTACAACTTGTATGTCTGTTAAGTAAAGATTAGCATAGCAGTATAACTTAATGTATGTTCTTATCTTTTGCTCCTCAGGGCACGGTGGCTAGTACAGCTTCCTGTTTGCAGCTGCACAAGCGGGCAGAGCGGGTGGCTGCAGCCCTGATGGGACGCCTCAACACTGGAGACCATGTAGCACTCGTCTACCCACCAGGTACGAGGTGTTACTGCTACTGTGCTACTCATCCTTTCAGGTCTGTTCTTTAATGTCACAGCTGTGCCTTCACTATCCCTGTCTTGAGTTTCTAATTGTGTCTGTCAATCATAATCACACACCAGAAGAGACTCAATAGATTTCTTCATATTATTGTAAAGTTTTTTCGACTGTCATTTCATCAGTTACGAGGTGTAAAATGCTCATGACTGAAAGTATAAACATTTATGTGTAGGAATCGAGCTGATTGCCACTTTCTACGGCTGCCTGTACGCTGGCTGTGTGCCGGTCACTGTCAGACCCCCCCATCCCCAGAACCTGGCGACCACGCTGCCCACCGTCAAGATGATTGTTGAGGTAACAGAGTCAGCTGTCCTGCATCAAAATACATATGTAATCCCTCCCGCACAGTTGTAACAACCATTAAACCCGGTCAGTTCTGCTCTGTTAGTGATGCAAATTGTGTGAATTGAAGTGatggtatgtatgtatatatgtatgtatgtatgtatgtatgtgtgctaaTACTGCAGCGTCTGTGTGTTAAAGGTCAGTAAGTCGGTGTGTATCCTGACCACTCAAGCAATAATGAAGCTGCTTAAATCCaaggaggctgctgctgctgtggacgTCAAGAGCTGGCCCATGGTGCTGGACACaggtgaataataataataataataataataataataataacaacacacatAACGAGCACAGTTTATGTTGTTCATGTTGCCACCAAGGAGTAGATTATTAAGTAAAGAAACAACAGGGTCTGGGATTTCCATGCTTGCTTCaggctcttcttcctctccctctgttcATCCTCCAGACGACCTCCCCAGGAAGAAGAGTCCCCAGATGTACAAGCCCCCGACCCCGGAGATGTTGGCTTACCTGGACTTCAGTGTGTCCACAACAGGCATTTTAGCGGGGGTCAAAGTAAGTTGAATGTTGATGGACTCACGTGAGCCACTTGGGTTCTTAATTGCATGTAGCGGTCATGTTGGGATGCTGCCAGTCTTCCAGACAGAGATCattaatataacaacaacaggGTTGCTGTCATTACAAGCTTACGCATAACATAATAAAAGCTGTAAATTGGGTAAAACTCACATCTAAGTCCACAGTCTCCATCTGTTGTTTATCCAAAGAGTGGGTTGTTTTACTggtcaacattcacacactgttgaGGTGTCCGTCAGTCATATAATGGATCCCCAAATGTTCAAGGAGTGGTTTTGTGGTACCTAAAGCTCCagttttgtctctgtgtgtcacgTCACCTCCTAGATGTCTCACACTGCCACCAGTGCCTTGTGTCGCTCCATCAAACTGCAGTGTGAGCTCTACCCGTCCCGGCAGATCGCCATCTGTCTGGACCCCTACTGCGGCCTGGGCTTCGCTCTCTGGTGCCTGTGCAGGTAAACCAGCATCTCTGAACAAATGAATGACCTAACCTGTGCTCTTGAAGAAcccttctttttgttctttctgtcgtcccactcagcctctctatctgcatgtgtgtttctggtttcaGTGTGTACTCGGGCCACCAGTCAATCCTTGTCCCCCCTCTGGAGCTGGAGAGCAACGCGTCTCTGTGGCTTGCGGCAGTCAGCCAGTACAAAGTGCGCGTCACCTTCTGCTCGTATTCAGTCATGGAGATGTGCACCAAGGGCCTGGGTTCACAGACCGAAGCACTGCGGGTCAGTTTGTCTCTTCGGCTCTTGAGTGGTGTCACTGGGGGAGCAACAAACTGCAgcattttctttcagaaaaatTAAGGGTTTTTCTTCaattactatatttatatttccctGTGGTGCTCTTGCTACAGCGCTGTGATTATCAACACATAGTGGGCTAAAACACTTCACTCCTATCGGTGTGCTGATTACTGCCTGCAGCACTTGagaaagggatttttttttatgaatcatGTCTGTGGTTTAATGAGTAGAATCAAATCTAAtaaagttatattatattaatataaccATTTAATTTCCCTCATCAGCTCCTAGTTTACATGCACCCACAGTCGTCTTTGCAAATTGAGAAAGAATGtgacattattaaaataattgcaGTGGGTTCACACTTTTAGTTTCTGCTaaacaaacttatttttcttttttttttgttcatctcCAGTTACGAAATGTGAACCTGTCTTGCGTGCGTACGTGCATGGTGGTAGCCGAGGAGAGGCCCCGCATAGCACTCACGCAGTCCTTCTCAAAGATCTTCAAGGACTTGGGGCTTTCACCGCGCGCCGTCAGCACCACCTTCGGCTGCAGGGTGAACGTGGCTATCTGTTTGCAGGTAAGCTGCTGGGGAAGcatgaagggaggaagaggaggagaaacatttGAGGTGGAGGGAAATGTATTGAGCTTTATATTTCTTAGAtataagatttatttttaacgATTACAAAGACACCAGTTGCTTCTCAgtctgacatttttcttttctcttgtgGCCCTTtttgatgttctgttttat from Cyclopterus lumpus isolate fCycLum1 chromosome 21, fCycLum1.pri, whole genome shotgun sequence encodes:
- the dip2a gene encoding disco-interacting protein 2 homolog A isoform X2, with amino-acid sequence MAERTSTGLLTMMLEPTPVVAMTLPAEVREKLAELELELSEGDITQKGYEKKRGKLLAPYVPQIQGVDPSLQIDNRIQASSQSVLPGSKHNRSRAANTRDERFRSDLHTEAVQAALAKYKERKMPMPSKRRSVLVQSSVEACTPPDTSSASEDEGSLRRQGRLATSTPYQGHGHPSVEHWFNRVIQGSSTSSSASSTSSHPGGRSVTTTTNTTSHAALNANAAATALADFMAHTQLDNHSAPPDVTGLSERSSLHTERPQVASVRGVSRGYNHHTSVMETADGCEWRSEGSLSLMDGVPVNSRVSSKIQQLLNTLKRPKRPPLREFFVDDFEELLDVQQPDPNQPKPEGQHMSPLEGEPLGVVNNWPPSLPAALHRWGTTQPKSPCLTALDNGGKAVYTLTYGKLWTRSQKLAYTLLNKLSTRNEPLLVPGDRVALVFPNNDPVMFMVAFYGCLLAELVPVPIEVPLTRKDAGSQQIGFLLGSCGVTLALTTDACQKGLPKAQTGEVATFKGWPRLLWFVTDGKHVVKPPKDWHPPIREASNDIAYIEYKTSKEGSTMGITVSHSAMLVHCHALTQACGYTEAETITNVLDFKREAGLWHGVLTSVMNRMHVISIPYSLMKVNPLSWIQKVHTYKARVAVVKSRDMHWSLLAQRDQRDISLSSLRMLIVADGANPWSISSCDAFLNVFQARGLRPEVICPCASSSEAMTVAIRRPPEMGVPPPGKAVLSMGGLSHSVIRVDTEEKLSVLTVQDVGQVMPGALVCVVRVEGTPYICQTDEVGEICVSSGCTGVAYYGLPGMTKNLFETIPVTSSGIPISDRPFTRTSLLGFVGPDSLVFVVGKMDGLMVVSGRRHNADDVVATALAVEPMKFVYRGRIAVFSVSVLHDERIVVVAEQRPDASEEDSFQWMSRVLQAIDSIHQVGVYCLALVPANTLPKAPLGGIHISETKQRFLEGALHPCNVLMCPHTCVTNLPKPRQKQPEVGPASMIVGNLVAGKRIAQACGRDVTQLEDNDQFLYIQDVLQWRAQATPDHPLFLVLNAKGTVASTASCLQLHKRAERVAAALMGRLNTGDHVALVYPPGIELIATFYGCLYAGCVPVTVRPPHPQNLATTLPTVKMIVEVSKSVCILTTQAIMKLLKSKEAAAAVDVKSWPMVLDTDDLPRKKSPQMYKPPTPEMLAYLDFSVSTTGILAGVKMSHTATSALCRSIKLQCELYPSRQIAICLDPYCGLGFALWCLCSVYSGHQSILVPPLELESNASLWLAAVSQYKVRVTFCSYSVMEMCTKGLGSQTEALRLRNVNLSCVRTCMVVAEERPRIALTQSFSKIFKDLGLSPRAVSTTFGCRVNVAICLQGTAGPDPTTVYVDMRALRHDRVRLVERGSPHSLPLMESGKILPGVKVIIANTETKGPLGDSHLGEIWVSSPHNATGYYTVYGEEALHADHFNTKLSFGDTQTVWARTGYLGFLRRTELTDASGERHDALYVVGSLDETLELRGMRYHPIDIETSVIRSHKSIAECAVFTWTNLLVVVVELEGSEQEALDLVALVTNVVLEEHYLIVGVVVVVDPGVIPINSRGEKQRMHLRDGFLADQLDPIYVAYNM